In one window of Chryseobacterium sp. JV274 DNA:
- a CDS encoding lipocalin family protein: MKKLALLFAGLSLFAATGCSDDNDPVLEAPLVGTWQPLKEVVTTVEVGEDPVSNTITYTDCQKQTRWFFSVDSKGGKTNWGDTATPGQCAILSDIKFNYTYNKEGKDVQMKIQGIVEPQNAKVITLDATTLNLAVREETQDPTIFQTRTYTFKRITQ, encoded by the coding sequence ATGAAGAAATTAGCATTACTATTTGCAGGTTTGTCTTTGTTTGCAGCTACAGGATGTAGTGATGACAATGATCCTGTTCTGGAAGCTCCTCTAGTTGGGACATGGCAACCGTTAAAAGAAGTAGTTACCACTGTAGAGGTTGGTGAAGACCCGGTTTCTAACACGATTACTTATACTGACTGTCAGAAGCAGACCAGATGGTTTTTCAGCGTTGACTCCAAAGGAGGAAAAACGAACTGGGGAGATACCGCTACACCTGGCCAGTGTGCTATTCTTTCTGATATAAAATTCAATTATACCTATAATAAGGAAGGAAAAGACGTTCAAATGAAAATTCAGGGAATCGTAGAGCCGCAAAATGCAAAGGTTATTACTTTGGATGCTACAACGCTCAATCTTGCTGTAAGAGAGGAAACTCAGGATCCTACTATATTCCAGACAAGAACATATACCTTCAAAAGAATTACTCAATAA
- a CDS encoding acyltransferase family protein, which translates to MQDITKNNFDFIRVLLAFIVFLGHLGTLSNSPDLKIFEHSPIEIAVFGFFAVSGFLIARSYDRSSSLKSYLKKRIKRIVPAYLLVIFLCAILLSLVSTYSFTEYFSNTQVYKYLFWNSLFLNFKAPWLPGVFGNQAVNGALWTLKIEMCYYFAVPLLFLLFGKNNKYRNISLIILYFLSLIYLNYFESLHKISLAKQLPGTLSYFIPGMLIYFNFDKFIKHKNIIFIIALATAWIDLYLKIQLFSPMMIGVIVMYIAYSFKFLNNFGKYGDFTYGIYIFHFPIIRTFQTLGLFEDYNPFVMALVCMLVVIAVGVSSWHFYEKRFL; encoded by the coding sequence ATGCAGGATATTACGAAAAACAATTTTGATTTTATACGCGTTCTCCTTGCCTTTATTGTCTTTCTCGGACATCTGGGCACCCTCAGTAATTCTCCTGATCTTAAAATTTTTGAGCACAGCCCTATAGAAATTGCCGTTTTCGGTTTCTTTGCAGTCAGCGGATTTCTTATAGCAAGGAGTTATGACAGGTCTTCAAGCCTGAAAAGTTATTTAAAAAAGAGAATCAAAAGAATTGTTCCCGCTTACTTATTGGTTATTTTTTTATGTGCAATTTTATTAAGTTTGGTAAGTACCTATTCTTTCACCGAATATTTCAGTAATACACAAGTTTACAAATACCTTTTCTGGAATTCATTATTTTTAAATTTCAAAGCACCCTGGCTTCCCGGAGTTTTTGGAAATCAAGCAGTAAATGGTGCTCTTTGGACACTGAAAATAGAAATGTGCTACTATTTCGCAGTACCGTTGTTGTTTTTGCTTTTTGGAAAGAATAATAAATACAGAAATATAAGTTTGATTATTTTATACTTTTTGTCACTTATTTATCTAAATTATTTTGAATCATTACATAAAATTTCACTTGCTAAACAGCTTCCCGGAACATTATCCTATTTTATCCCTGGAATGTTGATTTACTTTAATTTTGATAAATTTATCAAACATAAAAATATAATTTTCATCATCGCTCTCGCTACCGCTTGGATTGATTTATACTTAAAAATTCAGCTTTTTTCCCCAATGATGATCGGTGTTATCGTAATGTATATTGCCTATTCATTCAAATTCTTAAATAATTTTGGAAAATATGGTGATTTCACATACGGAATTTACATTTTTCACTTCCCAATTATCAGAACTTTCCAGACTTTAGGGTTATTTGAAGATTACAATCCGTTTGTAATGGCTCTGGTATGCATGTTGGTAGTCATTGCTGTAGGGGTAAGCTCATGGCATTTTTATGAAAAAAGATTTTTATAA
- a CDS encoding glycosyltransferase family 2 protein, whose translation MKDLVSIITPCYNSSEFIEETIQSVLNQTYENWEWLITDDLSTDNTVEIIRKYNDPRIKLQVLEKNGGAGNARNNSLERAQGRYIAFLDSDDYWYPEYLETMTDYMQEHNAELVYCNYSRCDEQLQPILKDFLADKVVTFSNLLKTCRLAPVSTMYDTKRAGKFLFPVKSKREDHVMWLNLLKVIPEGIPVQKTLAKYRMRENSVSRKKKNIIKDQYLVYKDFMGFSTVKSLYYTANWALNGFMKYSKFFN comes from the coding sequence ATGAAAGATCTTGTCTCCATTATCACTCCCTGTTATAATTCGTCAGAATTTATCGAGGAAACCATACAGTCTGTTCTTAACCAAACCTATGAAAACTGGGAATGGCTGATTACTGATGACCTTTCCACAGATAATACTGTTGAGATCATCAGAAAATATAATGATCCAAGAATAAAACTACAGGTACTGGAAAAAAATGGTGGAGCAGGAAATGCCAGAAACAATAGCCTGGAAAGAGCTCAGGGAAGATATATTGCTTTTCTGGATTCTGACGATTACTGGTATCCGGAATATCTGGAAACAATGACGGATTACATGCAGGAGCATAATGCAGAACTGGTCTACTGCAATTATTCCAGATGTGATGAACAGCTTCAGCCTATTCTAAAAGATTTTTTGGCTGATAAAGTCGTTACGTTCTCCAATCTGTTGAAGACATGCCGTCTGGCACCGGTTTCTACGATGTACGATACCAAAAGAGCAGGTAAGTTTTTGTTCCCTGTAAAAAGTAAGCGTGAAGATCATGTCATGTGGCTTAATCTTTTAAAAGTAATTCCTGAAGGGATTCCTGTACAAAAGACCCTGGCAAAATACAGAATGCGCGAAAACAGTGTTTCCAGAAAGAAAAAAAACATCATCAAAGATCAATATCTTGTCTATAAAGATTTCATGGGATTTTCAACAGTAAAATCATTGTATTATACAGCTAACTGGGCACTGAACGGATTCATGAAATATTCGAAATTTTTCAATTAA
- a CDS encoding deoxyuridine 5'-triphosphate nucleotidohydrolase, with product MEYSKEFKAALSAFSAAEKDKLIFRLLRKDKLLSKKLYFELIDPETTDDKRDAMEEIVTEKVLLASKYTGNAPYFLTIIRKISAEITEHIKITTDKFGEVSLNLLLINKILENNSDLSRQRFDNVYKLYIYVINKLFKSLTLIKKLDEDYWMEIDEYLRDTQEKISENHYLQKLCVNNGLDTSWLECDRIPENIDQIMKEMKSQGYLR from the coding sequence ATGGAATATTCAAAAGAGTTTAAAGCCGCTCTGAGCGCTTTTTCCGCTGCCGAGAAAGACAAACTTATTTTCAGACTTCTGAGAAAGGATAAATTACTGTCGAAAAAGCTGTATTTCGAACTTATTGATCCGGAAACTACAGATGATAAGAGAGATGCAATGGAGGAAATTGTAACGGAAAAGGTTCTTTTAGCCTCAAAATACACCGGAAACGCTCCCTATTTCCTGACGATCATCCGAAAGATAAGTGCAGAGATTACTGAACACATCAAAATTACCACAGATAAATTCGGGGAAGTTTCACTGAATCTTCTTCTTATCAATAAAATCCTGGAAAACAACAGTGACCTCAGCAGACAAAGGTTTGATAATGTTTACAAGCTTTATATTTATGTCATCAACAAATTATTCAAATCTTTGACTCTTATTAAAAAACTGGATGAGGATTACTGGATGGAAATTGATGAATATCTGCGTGACACCCAAGAGAAGATCTCAGAAAATCATTATCTACAAAAACTTTGCGTCAACAATGGCCTTGATACCAGCTGGCTGGAATGTGACAGGATTCCTGAAAACATAGATCAGATCATGAAGGAAATGAAAAGCCAGGGATATTTACGATAA
- a CDS encoding 3-deoxy-D-manno-octulosonic acid transferase: MAFLYTIFISLLTFGMKVFALINDKTKKGVEGRKQSLDKVKSAFTKTDKVIWMHAASLGEYEQGLPVLEKLKENFPQHKILVTFFSPSGYENVIKKKHIADVICYLPFDKKHIVREFISQFNTELFFTVKYDYWYNLLAELKSKGAKIYVISALFYERQSFFTSYGKWFVKQLQKDVDWFFHQTQFSLALAKSVGLIKSSVTGDTRFDRVKQLRERNNHVDFIADFKGDHKAVVFGSSWHAEEKIAEVISRKNNTVKLIIAPHDLKRVEHLQNIFPEALLYSQIQNIHISSTQVLIIDSIGLLSKLYSYADAAVVGGGFHDAGLHNILEAATFGVPVIFGNQYKKNPEADDLIAANGGKSFSDEYTAAEFVLFLMNEDNQEELTEMSQNAEKFVDGKPDSTKMILEKILS; encoded by the coding sequence ATGGCTTTTCTATACACTATATTTATCAGTCTCCTTACTTTCGGAATGAAGGTTTTTGCATTGATTAATGATAAAACTAAAAAAGGCGTTGAAGGAAGAAAGCAGTCTTTGGATAAAGTAAAATCAGCATTTACAAAAACAGATAAAGTAATCTGGATGCATGCTGCCAGTTTGGGAGAATACGAGCAGGGATTACCTGTCCTGGAGAAGCTTAAAGAGAATTTCCCTCAGCATAAAATTCTGGTGACTTTTTTCTCTCCCTCAGGATATGAGAATGTCATTAAAAAGAAACACATCGCAGACGTTATTTGTTACTTGCCATTCGATAAAAAACATATTGTGAGGGAATTTATATCGCAGTTTAATACTGAACTATTTTTTACGGTTAAATATGATTACTGGTATAATCTGCTTGCTGAACTGAAAAGTAAAGGGGCAAAGATCTACGTTATCTCCGCTCTGTTCTATGAAAGGCAATCCTTCTTTACTTCCTATGGCAAATGGTTTGTAAAGCAGCTTCAGAAAGATGTAGATTGGTTTTTTCATCAGACTCAGTTTTCCTTAGCCTTGGCTAAAAGTGTGGGATTGATAAAATCTTCCGTAACGGGAGATACAAGATTTGACAGAGTAAAACAACTTCGTGAACGGAACAACCATGTAGACTTTATAGCAGACTTTAAAGGAGATCATAAAGCTGTAGTTTTTGGGAGCTCATGGCATGCTGAAGAAAAGATAGCAGAAGTGATTTCCCGTAAAAACAATACGGTGAAACTCATCATAGCACCACATGATCTGAAAAGAGTAGAACATTTGCAAAATATATTTCCCGAGGCTTTATTATACAGCCAAATTCAAAACATTCATATTTCCAGCACTCAGGTTCTGATTATAGACAGCATTGGTTTACTGTCAAAATTATATTCTTACGCAGATGCAGCTGTTGTAGGAGGGGGGTTTCATGATGCCGGACTTCATAATATTCTGGAAGCGGCAACTTTTGGCGTTCCTGTGATTTTTGGAAATCAGTACAAAAAGAATCCGGAAGCCGATGATCTCATCGCTGCGAACGGTGGGAAATCATTTTCAGACGAATATACAGCTGCAGAATTTGTTTTATTTCTTATGAATGAAGACAATCAGGAAGAGCTTACAGAAATGTCTCAAAATGCGGAAAAATTTGTAGATGGAAAACCAGATTCTACCAAAATGATTCTGGAGAAAATTTTATCGTAA
- a CDS encoding cupin domain-containing protein → MIHSKDNSEHYIWGNHCDSWILKNTKGLSVKQEKMPAGTSEKLHFHRVAEQFFYILKGEAVFYINEEKFQVKQGESISIAQESKHYISNESTKEIEFLVISNPPADHDRIEIKE, encoded by the coding sequence ATGATACATTCTAAAGATAATTCTGAGCACTATATCTGGGGAAACCATTGTGACAGCTGGATTCTGAAAAACACAAAAGGCTTATCTGTGAAGCAGGAAAAAATGCCTGCGGGAACATCAGAAAAACTGCACTTTCACAGAGTAGCAGAGCAGTTTTTTTATATTCTGAAAGGAGAAGCTGTATTTTATATTAATGAAGAGAAATTCCAGGTTAAACAGGGTGAGTCTATTTCTATTGCACAGGAATCAAAACATTATATCTCCAATGAATCCACCAAAGAAATCGAATTTTTAGTCATATCCAATCCACCTGCGGATCACGATAGAATTGAAATAAAAGAATAA
- a CDS encoding DUF1648 domain-containing protein: MENTLFIIFDIFNFGWVAFLWGFTLKNYSALPERIPVHFDMEGKADGFGGKIYAFLMPVLALGLYALFVYGLRHPEDTNFPVEITDQNMNAQFLIMKIGLRILFVVLAIIFTNIQDYMFRYAADDQAKPKISFATIFLSVVLFTPALLFIAHIFK, encoded by the coding sequence ATGGAAAATACTCTTTTTATAATTTTTGATATTTTTAATTTTGGATGGGTCGCTTTTTTGTGGGGATTTACCCTGAAAAACTATAGCGCATTGCCAGAGAGAATTCCTGTACACTTTGATATGGAAGGAAAGGCTGATGGATTTGGTGGGAAAATATATGCATTTCTGATGCCTGTATTAGCTCTTGGACTATATGCCCTGTTCGTCTATGGATTAAGACATCCTGAAGATACTAATTTCCCTGTAGAAATTACAGATCAGAATATGAATGCTCAGTTTTTAATTATGAAAATTGGATTGAGAATACTTTTTGTTGTACTGGCAATCATTTTTACAAATATTCAGGACTATATGTTCAGATATGCTGCAGATGATCAGGCAAAACCCAAAATTTCATTTGCCACCATATTTTTATCCGTTGTGTTATTTACTCCTGCACTACTTTTTATTGCCCATATATTCAAATGA
- a CDS encoding C40 family peptidase produces the protein MNKGICIVTVAPVRAENSDRAEIVTEILFGESADILEVDKNWTKIKMHYDGYEGWMDTKQLKPVTDEELAGRKVTVVTEDFSSVLMNDGKTLLSMGSEVEFPVVASRRSHDVRESIALTAKEFLNVPYLWGGKSFFAVDCSGFTQLVYKIHNIKIPRDASQQAEVGEPLTFIEETQPGDLAFFENAEGKIIHVGIMLGNQKIIHASGKVRIDTLDSTGIFNKEMNKHTHKLRVLKSVI, from the coding sequence ATGAATAAAGGAATTTGTATTGTTACAGTAGCGCCGGTTCGTGCAGAGAATTCTGACAGAGCTGAAATTGTTACGGAAATATTGTTTGGAGAAAGTGCAGATATTTTGGAAGTAGATAAAAACTGGACCAAAATAAAAATGCATTACGACGGCTATGAAGGATGGATGGATACCAAACAGCTGAAACCGGTAACGGATGAAGAGCTGGCAGGCAGAAAAGTGACTGTCGTTACTGAAGATTTTTCTTCCGTTTTAATGAATGATGGGAAGACACTATTGTCTATGGGATCAGAAGTGGAGTTCCCGGTGGTTGCTTCAAGAAGAAGTCATGATGTACGTGAAAGTATTGCCCTTACGGCAAAAGAATTCCTTAATGTACCTTATCTGTGGGGAGGCAAAAGCTTTTTTGCTGTAGACTGCTCAGGATTTACTCAACTGGTATATAAAATTCACAATATTAAAATTCCAAGAGATGCTTCACAACAGGCTGAGGTAGGAGAGCCGCTTACTTTTATAGAGGAAACACAGCCCGGAGACCTTGCATTCTTTGAAAATGCAGAAGGAAAAATTATCCACGTAGGAATTATGCTGGGTAATCAAAAGATCATTCATGCTTCCGGGAAAGTAAGAATTGATACATTGGACTCCACGGGGATTTTCAATAAAGAAATGAACAAGCATACTCACAAGCTGAGAGTATTGAAAAGTGTAATTTAA
- a CDS encoding O-methyltransferase — MSFFEEKNPEMDRYLEAHASSESEILKKLRRETYQKTTQPHMISGYQQGRLLTIISQMLQPKSILEIGTFTGYATLCLASGLAKEGKITTLDVNEDLAYLPKKYFETSEYANQIDFKLQDAKEFLQETDEFFDLIFVDADKENYAEYFRLIKPHTKSGTVILFDNVLWYGKVLEENPKLKSTQSIQELNDLAAKDEDFENLILPLRDGVNFLRRK; from the coding sequence ATGAGTTTTTTTGAAGAAAAGAATCCTGAAATGGACAGATATTTGGAAGCACACGCTTCTTCGGAATCCGAAATTCTGAAAAAACTGAGAAGAGAGACTTATCAAAAGACGACACAGCCTCATATGATTTCCGGATACCAGCAGGGAAGGTTATTGACTATTATTTCCCAGATGCTGCAGCCAAAAAGTATTTTGGAGATAGGAACATTCACAGGATATGCTACTCTATGCCTTGCATCAGGATTGGCAAAAGAGGGGAAAATTACAACGCTGGATGTGAACGAAGATCTTGCTTATTTGCCGAAAAAGTATTTTGAGACCAGTGAATATGCCAATCAGATTGATTTTAAACTTCAGGATGCCAAAGAATTCTTGCAAGAAACAGATGAGTTTTTTGATCTGATTTTTGTGGATGCTGACAAGGAAAATTATGCAGAATATTTTAGATTGATAAAACCTCACACCAAATCCGGAACGGTAATTTTGTTTGATAATGTTTTGTGGTACGGGAAAGTGCTTGAAGAAAATCCGAAATTGAAATCTACACAGTCTATCCAGGAATTGAACGATTTGGCGGCAAAAGACGAAGATTTTGAAAATCTTATTTTACCTTTGCGTGATGGAGTCAACTTTCTTCGCAGAAAGTAA
- a CDS encoding CCPGW family putative bacteriocin — translation MKNSKKLSRVEMKTVQGAIRGCNPQIFCTSPQTECCPGWVCAGIRQYCIAV, via the coding sequence ATGAAAAATTCAAAAAAACTTTCAAGAGTAGAAATGAAAACTGTACAAGGTGCTATTAGAGGATGTAATCCACAGATATTTTGTACTAGCCCACAAACAGAGTGTTGCCCAGGATGGGTTTGTGCTGGTATAAGACAATATTGTATAGCAGTATAA